The Vairimorpha necatrix chromosome 1, complete sequence genome contains a region encoding:
- a CDS encoding putative SP-containing membrane protein yields MVSNFLFFHILSILAIKLKSSKRDRLLINNPLFSESENTCFLFDDLLDTDKLPQKTAFVMGESIWKNIVSNPKFNDILKKDNITMVFEKNKKLYEVSYFHILRWNYLINFYLDISSKTVDVTKLGFDFSCKIYYMTFDILRSLNFCYKDRMLNSKIREEELQKILDENLCFKSNGMNNWPSVYFKCCEGIVLNIDKCIEQDKRFYYIEKLKTNQKNILCSECSSDFYDFKNITPNVSDLNNTNDNAEIYWDGESLKNFCRPTTSFSTTRNMTYNYINEISNNTGFDYTSLLSTFSNETQMNDKDNSIISTTSDRNGTYYDLYTSSANNAYIIILCMIFLPLILIGSFYCFYRYRKYSIKKAIKKSNSVFYEPVQAEENINDDKDAYLYEIEKIY; encoded by the coding sequence atggtaTCAAACtttcttttctttcatattttatcaatacTGGCAATTAAATTGAAATCTAGTAAAAGAGATCGTCTATTAATTAACAATCCACTTTTCTCAGAATCAGAAAATACTtgctttttatttgatgACTTACTAGACACAGACAAACTACCACAAAAGACTGCTTTTGTTATGGGAGAATCTATTTGGAAAAATATAGTAAGTAATCCAAAGTTCAacgatattttaaaaaaagataatataACGATggtttttgaaaaaaataaaaaattgtatgaagtttcatattttcatatattGAGGTGGAATTATTTGATTAATTTCTATCTAGATATAAGTTCAAAAACAGTTGATGTGACAAAGTTGGGGTTTGATTTTAGTTGTAAAATCTATTACATGACTTTTGATATTTTGAGATCATTGAACTTTTGTTATAAAGATAGAATGCTAAATTCGAAAATCCGCGAAGAAGAATTACAAAAGATACTCGatgaaaatttatgttttaaatcTAACGGTATGAACAATTGGCCATCTGTCTATTTTAAATGCTGTGAAGGGATTGTGTTGAATATAGATAAATGTATTGAGCAAGATAagagattttattatattgaaaaGCTTAAAACTAATCAAAAGAATATACTATGTTCTGAGTGTAGCAGTGATTTTTACgactttaaaaacataaccCCGAATGTTTCTGATCTAAATAACACTAATGATAATGCGGAAATTTATTGGGACGGCGAAagcttaaaaaatttctgtAGACCAACTACGTCTTTCAGTACTACGAGAAATATGACTTACAATTAcataaatgaaatttctaataatacTGGCTTTGATTATACTAGCCTCCTTAGTACTTTTTCTAACGAGACTCAAATGAATGATAAAGACAATTCTATAATTTCTACCACTTCTGATAGGAATGGCACATATTATGATTTATATACCAGTAGTGCAAATAATgcttatataattattttatgtatGATTTTCTTGCCGCTTATCCTTATTGGGTCGTTTTACTGCTTTTATagatatagaaaatatagtATAAAAAAGGCGATCAAAAAATCCAATAGTGTTTTTTATGAACCAGTGCAAGCAGAGGAAAACATAAACGATGACAAAGATGCATATTTGTatgaaattgaaaaaatatattaa
- a CDS encoding protein argonaute-2 (AGO2), with translation MELSNYPAERPKTETSTSRTLDLETNMFKYTGTLSSIHHYDVRFTPEINRKFVFETFMRAYSEHKDEFPEIAFDGVNTLVSTSQFQNKTLKLGKEKVVTIDIMYKNTYDMDDLRKGSDVSQHIQCLEVVTRYWQKLNSISDRHRVFGEQSDGTLSSVIELRIGLAHNIKLTASGFYLNVDTAFSGFYKSMPLLEVIQNLISETRRQGQRFDRRDNTQNKRRDESVDLARENLGRDFWYNFEKFIKNIKVKTNHRGPKQKELSFKASGILQEPASSCKFEMDGKSYTVAEYFAQTYGPLKFPNLPVVLIKKRGMELYFPIEVLDVHGGQRYIKKLDEQQTSTLIKYAAKPPIDRFRIIQDKLRDLPILNNNKSDSFGVVFESNFTKCTGKLLQAPKILFGKNATMDVRRGGWNLMGVSAYNPAKVHSCNVFLFREPRNVDIRRCIHSLVDLARKYGVIFEKDPNVIFVKTVDDIIRQANAEISLVVLPDKSTSRYEEVKRRTETETRMVTQCLLEKNFGNLQKPPFVGNLLLKINSKLGGENSVISKSSVILSKPTLVLGIDVNHPGIGDLNSPSIVAIVGGMNKNLTSFKTIIKQQDRRHEIVEKFDEDIVTMLKSFYMKSKVKPEQIVVFRDGVGDTMFQEVFHKEIIAIKEACNRIESGYTPKITFIVAQKRHSVRFNNPAANNFKAGENGNVPPGTVVEDIGHPTLFDFYLVSHHALQGTARPVRYLVLLNESGFKSEELYDFVYGICHNYARATKAVSVVPPIYYAHLAAFRGKAYLEKDHKSDKISMKQHNPSLDEKLFYV, from the coding sequence ATGGAGTTGAGCAATTACCCAGCGGAAAGGCCCAAAACCGAAACTAGTACTTCGAGGACTCTAGACCTGGAAACCAACATGTTCAAGTACACAGGGACTTTGTCTAGCATACATCATTACGATGTACGATTTACTCCTGAAATTAACAGGAAGTTTGTATTTGAGACATTTATGCGCGCTTATAGTGAGCACAAAGACGAGTTCCCAGAAATAGCTTTTGATGGAGTAAACACTTTAGTGTCTACTTCCCAGTTTCAGAATAAGACCCTGAAATTGGGGAAAGAGAAGGTTGTTACTATTGATATTATGTATAAGAATACATACGATATGGATGATTTGAGAAAAGGAAGTGATGTGAGTCAACACATACAGTGTTTAGAAGTAGTCACCAGATACTGGCAGAAATTGAATAGCATAAGTGACAGGCACAGAGTCTTTGGTGAACAGAGTGATGGAACATTGAGTTCTGTAATAGAATTGAGAATAGGACTGGCtcataatataaaattgacAGCTAGTGGATTTTATTTGAATGTTGATACTGCTTTCTCTGGATTTTATAAGAGCATGCCTCTTCTTGAAGTAATTCAGAATTTGATATCTGAGACGAGAAGACAAGGACAAAGATTTGACAGGCGAGACAATACTCAGAATAAAAGAAGAGACGAGTCAGTAGATTTAGCCAGAGAAAACTTAGGAAGGGATTTCTGGTATAATTTTgagaaatttattaagaatataaaagtcAAGACTAATCACAGAGGACCTAAACAGAAAGAACTGAGTTTCAAGGCATCAGGCATTTTACAGGAACCCGCTTCCTCATGTAAATTTGAAATGGACGGGAAGTCGTATACTGTCGCTGAATATTTTGCCCAGACTTATGGACCCTTGAAATTTCCAAATTTACCAGTAGTTTTGATCAAGAAAAGAGGCATGGAGTTATATTTCCCCATAGAAGTATTGGATGTTCATGGAGGCCAGAGATATATTAAGAAACTAGACGAACAACAAACTTCTACTCTTATAAAATACGCAGCGAAGCCACCAATTGACAGATTCAGGATTATCCAAGATAAATTAAGAGATTTACCAATCTTGAATAATAATAAGTCAGATTCTTTTGGAGTGGTCTTCGAGTCAAATTTCACTAAATGTACAGGGAAATTATTACAGGCCCCTAAGATTCTCTTCGGGAAAAATGCCACTATGGATGTGAGAAGAGGAGGATGGAATTTAATGGGCGTGTCTGCCTACAATCCTGCCAAAGTGCACTCTTGTAATGTGTTCCTCTTTAGAGAGCCAAGAAATGTCGATATAAGAAGATGTATTCACTCTCTAGTAGATTTAGCCAGGAAATATGGCgtcatttttgaaaaagatCCCAATGTGATTTTTGTTAAGACAGTCGACGATATTATCAGACAAGCGAATGCAGAAATATCTCTGGTAGTATTACCAGACAAGAGTACTTCGAGATATGAAGAAGTCAAGAGAAGGACAGAGACTGAGACCAGAATGGTCACTCAGTGTCTATTAGAGAAGAATTTTGGGAATTTACAGAAACCTCCTTTTGTTGGGAATTTGTTGTTGAAAATTAACTCTAAGTTAGGTGGAGAAAATTCTGTGATTTCTAAGAGTTCTGTGATTTTGTCCAAGCCGACTTTAGTCCTCGGGATTGATGTAAATCATCCTGGTATCGGTGACTTAAATAGTCCAAGTATAGTGGCCATAGTAGGAGGAATGAATAAGAATTTGACTTCTTTCAAGACTATTATCAAGCAGCAAGACAGGAGACATGAAATAGTAGAGAAATTTGACGAGGACATTGTCACTATGTTAAAGTCTTTCTATATGAAGTCTAAGGTCAAGCCTGAGCAGATAGTTGTCTTCAGAGATGGTGTGGGCGATACGATGTTCCAAGAAGTTTTCCATAAGGAAATTATAGCCATCAAGGAAGCTTGCAATAGGATCGAGTCAGGTTACACCCCTAAAATTACTTTCATTGTGGCTCAGAAGAGACACTCAGTCAGATTTAATAATCCTGCCGCGAATAATTTCAAGGCTGGTGAAAATGGTAATGTCCCCCCTGGTACAGTTGTGGAAGATATTGGGCATCCTACCTTGTTCGATTTCTATTTAGTCTCTCATCATGCCTTACAAGGCACAGCCAGACCTGTTAGGTATTTAGTCTTATTGAATGAGTCAGGTTTCAAGTCTGAAGAGCTTTATGATTTCGTGTACGGTATCTGTCATAATTACGCCAGAGCTACTAAGGCAGTGTCAGTTGTGCCACCAATTTATTATGCTCATTTGGCGGCATTCAGAGGAAAAGCGTATCTTGAGAAAGATCATAAGTCGGATAAGATCAGTATGAAGCAACATAATCCATCACTTgatgaaaaattattttacgtatga